The Raphanus sativus cultivar WK10039 chromosome 6, ASM80110v3, whole genome shotgun sequence sequence TCAGCGGCGCAATGAAGTGCCGCCACGTTCTGGACGGTGATCTCGAAGTTAACACCGTAACAGAACTTAGCAGCTTTCTCGAACATCTCAGGACCTCCAGGAATATCCGAGAGATCTATTCTCGTCACGTCACTGTCTTTGGATTCCATTATTAGCTTCCTTATGTAGTTGCTCTTCGCCACTAGCATGAACTATAGATACAAAGatcaataaaatttacaaataattaGTTCTAgacaacaaaaaaatcattagttctttttatttgtaaaaatgaTTTGTTGTTATTACCTTATGAAGAGAGAAATTAGCTTCTCCGACTTCAACTACAACATCTGTCGGAATATCTTGTGAGAAAACCCTGCGTTAACACATATACAAGTTAGAAATTTCATATGATTAGGCATGAACCGGGTGGGAGATATCTTCTGTAGTTGAGACTAGACCGGTTCGTACCATTGGCCGGTTCTCTGAAGAGATGAAGACATTGAGTTCATGCTGATGGGGTTATTTGCTTCAGTCGCCATTGTTAATGGATGTGCAGTGAAGGAGACGATGGAGGCATAATTAGAGAGTGactatatattgaaaattacaTAACGTGGCCCCATTCGATCCACCCAATTGCTATGTAATATTAATGTACATTTGGCTTCTTGTGCCATCTTTTTCTCTAATGTTTTCATTTGTCGTTTCGTTATGTTGTTTCATTGTTATTATCTCTTTTTAGCTAAGTCATTCTGATCTTTGTGTTGGTCTTCGTCGGTCAGTTTCCTTTTCACCATTTTATCTTTAACCTTTCCCCATTTGGATATATATACTTGCAATGACTATATTGTTTTCGGAAATTGGGGAATGTATGTACGTTTTCCATAAACAACGTATGTACGTTATTCCAACCTATTGATAATATTTAGATAACATTTAACATCTGTTATGTTGTTTGTTCCttatgatttcttttttttgtttgaatattaACATAtcactagattctgacccgctcttcagaatatttttgtttttagtttaactttttagcaatttaatttttatatttgtatttttaatcatatttgtgtcttttgtaatcatatttgtgtattgATTATTAGTAAGaaattttgataattgtattgaatttgtgatgttgcataactatacacttataCCCAGTTTTTGTTTAAATCGGATCCAAACCTGCAGTTAAACTAATAAACCCAACAATCCGGTTTGTAATTTGGTTGTGTTTTAGggaaaaaattattatttaataatccgGTATAACTCAAAACCGGTTACCAGTTGAACTGTTGGTTAAACCAATacgtaatttttaattattaacgcATATGATTTTTAGTTGTATTATTAGAAtctatttgtattttaattagGAAGTTGGACTTTCTTTTTTATGAAATAAGATTATACAATCTTGTGGATCATGAAACTATTAACAAAGTTAATTGTTGTGATTTGgcattagtttattttgttatcagttatctattataatatttacgttttatatttagattatcttacatttaaaatttaatttttttattcacattagatattaataatatttaaagatTTTCAGTTTAAGATATAACTCGTAAACTGAAATTTTCTACTGCTGGTTTATGATATAACTCGTAAACACATAAGATGCTGCtaaattttgatccgcgctttcaaagtgcggaattattttcaaaacatttcaaaatttatttgatataaatatgtattcttatacatttagatttataaataaaacgTTATATTGAGTATTTTAAAATCCGACCCGGCCCGCAGTTAAATTGACAAATTGTGTGGTCTCGTATGTAGTTcggtttagtttaaaaatattatttaaaattcctATAAAACCcgtaaaaacaactaaaatcCGGGATCTGGTTACCGGTTGAACTGATAGATGATCCAATATGAAATTCGGTTTGACTTAAATGATTATAGTCAAATTAAATTTCATCTTGTTGTAAGGGTAATAGATCAATATTCGAGAGGATgcatactaaaaatgaaatatatttgagcatcaataatttgtatatgtttattataatttaatgatttatgtttgtaaatataattttcatttatttaattagtttacttttgataaatatattttgtgtgtttggaTAACccgtaaaaatatattcataaaaatatcaagtaACATGTTTCATcgtgttttaaatattaatagtatcaaactattaatatttttatcatatgtatatatatatttataaatatgtatatctaatttaataagaattatatttttatgagggttttgaagaattttttttttgcatttggattaatatatagttgtatatatatgaattagtagacatgtataattatttattacattaataaataaaatataatttatttttattgaaatttcgtatttatataaattaaattcattagtttaaaaaataatagattagttAGTTAGTTCCTTAATTTTAGGcatgatgtatatttaattgcaactaaattagatatatgaatatatgaatagaAATAATAGGAAagataactaaattatatatatataaatatatgaagagAAATAATAGGACCAACCTAGACtttttttatagttaaaaaagtagtcgataaatattgctcttgttttaatagtattgattaaaaTTTTGTTCCTATAacatggtttttgtttttttattactgATTCCTATAACATGGTTAATTGGCTATACGTAGATGTTCACTATATTACCAGTAATATTAGATGAGATCCTTTTAAAATGGTGGACATGAGGAATATTGTCAGAAGAAAGATTATAAAGTCAGCAATGTCTCGGAGACTGATGAACAGAAAAGTCAGGACAAAATGTGACAGACGGCGGATGAATGTCTAAGATTAACTTATCTCATAACACGTAATTGTCATCTAAGTTCAATATTAGCCGATATTATGCCTAAAATAAGATGCAATCGTCATTTACTTTAGCAAATCATCCGATATCATTCACTCGTTTTTTGTTTGCAGAAATTTGTAGCGAGTGAATCGATCAAGGATGAAAACCACGATCtaacttttggtttggttaatgAGAAAGTGATAGCAAAAAGGATTTCACATGTAAAAAGCCTAAAAATTCTGAATTAAAGGAAGAAAATGCTGAatgtaattaaaaacaaaaaaaaaagcaatgcATGTGAAGCAttgacagataataaatttaagaaaaaaatgaaaatcaaagtGGATGTACGATTACAGAGGTGTGGGAGCCAGGGAAGTCAGGGAAAGTAGGAACATGTCATGGATAGGCCCACTCCAAATATGTGGTGATCCCTTCTTCTTAAACCTCGTGGTGTAAGGCTTCGATACGTCAGCAAATCATCTCTCCGAATCCTGTTTCCCTTTTCCGTCCAGTCATTATTATACACGTACCCCTATCGTCTTTTAAGATATCTCATATCTCTAGTTGCCCTAATAATTCTCTGGCGGTGAGACTAGTCTTTGAAGTTTAAACTACATTTGTAGTTTGAATTTGAAGATTCATGTTGTATGAATTTACATAAAACCCTAACCGATTTACGTgaattataaactttataatgaACTTGTGAATCTAGTTACTTTAAGATATGATATGTGTTTCAATAAGAATATTTCAGCCATCtaactaaattttgttttcaaataatcCAAGTATCATGAATGAATTATAATGAACTTGTGAATCTAGAtactttaataatatgataTGTGTTTCAATAAGAATATTTCAGCCttctaacaaaattttgttttcataaataatCCAAGTctcacgattttttttttaagaaagaaaCGGAAATAATATTCAGAACCTATAAAGCATTATTCTCGCTGTTCAAAGCATCTATAATGGCTGACCATTGTTCATATCATAGTGAAAGAACTAGAACATTGGTTTTCTAATCGTATGAGGAGTTTTTCAACCACTACGATAAGGATAAGTTGGGGAATGATCAGTTTGGTGTATTCTAAATCTTGTGatggtattttattttatttgatcaaGATGGTATATTTGCATCTAAACtctatttctattatttttcatCCAAACTCAACATATTGGAATGCAGATACTGAACTGGTCAAACGAACGAAAGTCGCGTGTAGGCTACAAATTCCAGAGAAATAATTATTCAAGTTCTTAAGGTGGTAAGGCTGTATGTCTTAgtataaaatctaataaaactATTCAATGAAGAATTCATCCTTTGAATTTTGTTGGACCATAGAGGATAGCGTTATCGTCTATTAACAAAAGTACAAACGCCATGAGCTGTAATGCCGTCTAGTTTCAATCAACAGTTTAAACCATAATGCTTACATCTAAGGACTGATATTTTAGATTGCAGTTTCATAGTTTGAGATTATAATTCTATAAAGAAAAATCACAAAGTAGAACACAATACTATATTGTTTATGGATATGAAAATTTCAGATTTCCGAATTTTTGAAACGGATTGGAGCAAATTATAGATCAGATAAAAATATTGTGGGTGGGGCTACGTAATTATAAACAGCGGTCCCAACCTCACGACGGCTAAACCAAGGAGgcatgaaacaaaacaaaagctaAGAAATATATGCAACTAGAAAACAAAATGAACATTTTGGGCCAAAGTTGGTTATTTGTCAAAAAGCCCAATGTCTACGTCAATTTTTCTAATCACGCATCATCCAGTTCATACACTAATGTCGTCTTCTTAGGAAACGCCAGACGAGTTTAGAACATCTTGTTTTCATTTTAGTAATCTCTTATCCGTTATATATGGTTCGGGTGCTTGCATGCATTTAGATATAGTCAACGTTACCAAACTAGGACTATTGTCACTCGAAACTCGCTTGATGGATTTGACGAAGAAAGAAACAATCAACGTAGGAGCTTTGGTGAATATAGTGAGAGTAGCTTAACCTATATACAAACAAAACTAGTTATTGCAAAGCCCATTTTTCAACGAAAGCCCAATACTACATGCACACGAACATTACAGTTAAATTCTCAAGTGTAGTCGGATATGAATCTCTTTTTATGCAACTACTTAGCAGCATCCATTAGCAGCGATTTTGTAGTGAAATGTTCTTTGTAGTCGGTAAAAAACTAGTTTGTTGCTTTTAGTTGTCGATATTAGTAGTTGCAGATAAGTTTAGATGGACTGATAAGTGATAACTTCTGACGCTTTGTTTTGGGGTTTCAAAACCTCTAATAACCTCTCGAaggctgattttttttttttggtaaaatctctaaggctgatttattatgaaaaGATAATACAAATGACGTCTGACTTTACCACCCTAACATGCTTCCTGATATAGAAATACCATCAGCTCACAATGCAAGATGTGGTATACTTTGATGGGAAGACTGAGGAAGTAACTGAGGTATATCCCATTAATGTTACTTTCAGGGTCTTCTTTATCAGATATCTACCACACTCCTCTAAACCCACGAGTCTTGGAGTGCAAGTGATCGATTTATTGTGGTCTTGTACTGAATCAGACAACAAGACAAATCTTAGGGGTGGGGTCTTAAGCATTTAGCAGTGAATGATATTTCATTATccttaattatatttaataaaaatgctATATCCTTTTACTTCTCTGAAATATTACCATAAAAGCTTAAACTAGTCAATTATTATAGGATCACTTCAATAAAATTACAaacaaacaatatttataaagttatattaCAAAGGTTGCATACTTGCATCGGCTATAGATTGTGTTTTAGGTTGTTTCTTATTGAATTATATGTTTAGATTAAAAAGTTAGAACACATTTTCTAACATAGATTGGCTTGAAATGGTTTAACTAGCGGAACAAGCGAGCCGCTAAGGTGCATCGACATGACTTCATTGGTCGAACCAACGAGCTTCCCATCAACAAAGATGGCTGGAACCGGTGTGGAACACCCGAGCCTCATTAGGGCTTTCTCTATCTCACGACAATCAGGGTCCTTGTCTATCTCATGGACGGTCGGGTGAACCCCAAGGTCTTGGAAGAGGACCTGGACCGCATAGGACATGCAACACGAGCTCTTGCTGAATATAACAACTCCTTTCTCCGAAGACATTCTCACAACTTTGTCCATGGTTTCTTTAAAGGAAGTCTCAATCAATCTGTAGTTTGTttcttggagaagaagaaacacaatTCTTCTCTCTTGTAGTTTGAAAGATATTTAAAACCAAAAGCCCATGAAATAAACCTAGCTTTAGGGTGAAGAAAAgagtttttgttgttgtatatCCTACAGTATTAAGCTCAGTGTTACCTGAGACTTAAGTTTCTTGAATCATAGGctatttataacaaaacaaaggaAGATGAAAAGAATGTTGAGACCAAAAAGAGATCACAGAAGATCGTCCATAAGGTTCCCCAAGTACATCAAAGTGACTTTATTGTGAACCAAATCAaaatttggtttctttttttatttggttttagtATGGAGGGACCAACAAAAGTTGCACATAATCAAAACTCACCTACCCTTTTTTCCTCCTAGATACCAAGATGAGCATTTCGATTGAGCCCATATGCTTCTTTGTTGCAGATATGCTAAAGAATATAGCACatgtgttatttatttatttgcaaGTTCTTTTATGCCAGAG is a genomic window containing:
- the LOC108809427 gene encoding monothiol glutaredoxin-S9-like, with protein sequence MDKVVRMSSEKGVVIFSKSSCCMSYAVQVLFQDLGVHPTVHEIDKDPDCREIEKALMRLGCSTPVPAIFVDGKLVGSTNEVMSMHLSGSLVPLVKPFQANLC